The Aerococcus christensenii genome segment TAGCTTCATTATCTCCCTGATTAGCCGTCAGAATATCATAGGCAGATAATTCAATAGCTTGAAAATCCATCACTTTCCGCTCACGCATTTTCTCTTCCATTGCTTCCATAAAAGCAATCGTCAAGCGAACCAAAGCATTTGCCAGTTGATAACTTTCCTCCAACATCTCTCCTAAAGTTGTCTCTTCAAAAGCATAAAAGGGGAAAATTTTATCCCAAGCCAACCTCTTCTTCATCTGAGTAAATTGCTTCGCCCAGTCTTTTTTGACAGTCATAGCTTCTGATTTTGGAGTCAATTTCACTTTAGGAAAAGTCATCTTCGGAAAATCAGCCAAGGAGCGGTAAACCCCCGAATAGGTGCCTTTTTCCATTTGCTGAAGAAGATTCTTCATTTCTTTTTCGTAACCAAGAAGTCCTTCATAAAGTTCCTGCCAAGCTTCTTCATCCTTTCCGGGCATTTCAGAAGGGAAATTTTCCAGATAAAGGCTGTAAGGGACCATCACTTCTTCTTTGAAAATCTTCGTGACCAGAGGTTTGACTTGCTCTTGATACAGAGGGCTTTCGGTATAGTTTTCGCCTCTTGGATACCAGCTAAGGCTCTTTTCTAACCAGGCTTTAGGATGGGCGTGGGAGCGAGATTTTTGGTAAAAAGTATAAATCAACTGATCCACTTGCTCTACCTGTTGGCTTCTCCCTTGCGAAAAATTCTCATAAAGCTGATCAAAATCAGAATAATACGCCTCCCATTCAGCAGTTCCTTCAGTAAGAATCGCTTCCTTCAGATCTGACCATACTTCTTCATAAAAGAGTGCCCACTCTGTTTCATCCGTGACCAAACGATAAGTCGGATCCAAATGAATAAGATAATAATATCGATTCACCACTTGCCGACAAAAGGCATCTATGGTTTGAATATTGGCTTGGTGAAGTCTTAACACTTCCTCTTGAAGGTGATGGCGCCTACTCTCCTCTGGTTCTCGATTGATCTCTTCCTTGAGTCCTTTTTCAATTCTTTCTTTCATTTCCTTAGCAGCTAATTCTGTAAAAGTCACTACCAGAAGATCCAACAAAGATCTGCCCTCTTTCACCTGAGTCATCAGACGTTCTACCAGAACTCGGGTTTTCCCTGACCCAGCAGAGGCAGATAGGAGCAGGTTATTCCCCTGATAATGAATTGCTTGAAATTGTTCAGGCGTAAATTGATCATTACTCGTTTGTAGTAAGTTCATTCGGTTTCCTTTCTACTGAGGTATCCCCTTCTTCTTCCTCAGAGGTCTGCTTTCTTAATTGATCAAAGAAGGTCGTCTTATCCATTTTGACTTTGTCGACGTAATGCTTACCCGGTTCGGTCAAATCAAATTGAGCGACACTCTTATAGAGAGTGGTTGATGGTAAGTAGGGTTCCTTTTCCATCGGGTTTAGGGGAATATCTCCTGCTAAAATGTGATCCACCGTTCTTTGCAGACAAGCTTCCACATAGGCTAATAGGGTGTCAAACTCCTTCAAAGTCAAAATCGAAGAACGTTTAGTAAATTCCCCTCCCGTCGTCAATTGATAAGGATAAATGTCAGGACCCTTGTGCGGATCTTTGAGTACTTGATTTAAAAGCTCCTGACTGCCTAATAAATAGCCCTTGTAACGATATTCTGCCAGCATGTCTGTATTTTCTCCGACTTTTCTAGCGTATAAGTGATCATAATCCGCCTGACTGGTGATCTCTTTCAAAGGGGACTTAATTTCTTGATAAAAAGCCCCTAAAGGAATTCCCTTATTTTTGGGAAGGGATTGCAATTGAACCAATAAATAAGTAAACAATTGCAAGTCAATTCCTTGGTAAATTCCACCAAAGTCGACCTCTCGTTTACCTGACTTATAGTCAGTGACTTGGATAAGATGTTTTTCCTGCCCCTTTTCTTCATACAACATGGTCTCTAATCGGTCAATCACGCCTCGCAAATAGACAGGAATAGGATAATTGGCCATCCAAGGGTAGGTTTTGGTGAAGGTCTTTTCATTCGCTGCATTTTCTAAGCCCAGCAACTGATCCCGTTGCAACAAGACTTGAATCATTCGGGAGAGTGTTTCATTTAATTGCTTTCTCTGATAGTTATGACTAGGTTTGACTCGTAAGACCGCATAAAGATCTTCTTTGGCAACCGATTCTGTCACTTTATCAAAAACCGTTTGAAAGTCTCCCCCTTTTTTGATCGCTTCAAAATAATTTTGTAAGACGCGGTGATAGTAATCCCCTGTTAATCGCTCATCAATGGTAAAGAGCTGTCTTTCCCGAAGACGCAAGCCATACTTTAAGAAATAAGAAAAAGGATCCTTGTTATACAACTCTAAACTCGATACAGAGACAGAGAGTTTTGGACCATACAAGGCTTGAGCAAGAGAAGGGGGAAAGTTTTTTACTTCTTTTTTGACGCCTAAAGTCTTTAAAATCTTAGCGGTAAGTGCTTCTTCCCGACTTACCGATAAAAAGCTTTCCTTTAGGTTAGCCAATTTTGCTTTCTCTTTGCCATCTATCCGTCCTTGAAGTTTAACAAAGGCTTGCCGTTGAGACCGCCAGTTGCCTAAAATATAAGCGGCTCTTTTCCCTAAAAGATCCCCATGATCCTCCAAGTCTAATTCAAAACGTTGCCTTAAATAAGCAAGATAAGGAGAGATTTGAGCTTCTTTGGTTTGCGTAGGCGTATAAGAATAGGTCAAATAGAGGTGGTCTGTGGCAGAGAGAAAAAGTTTATAGGCGATAAATTTTTCATTGTGATTAAGGGCCTGATTACTCATCGCCAAGCCCTCGTCTTCTGCCATAACTTGGGTCAATAACTCCCGCTCATCTTCATTGAGAAGAGAGGGTTTTTGATAAGTCTTCGGCAAGGTGTTATCCGTTAATCCGATAGCAAAAGTCACCCGCTTGGAAGCAGACCGTTGACTATCTATCCCTCGAATGGTCACACTGTCTAAAGTAGGCGGCACTATATGAAAGTTTGCCTTTTCAAAAGCAACCTGCAAAAGGCTAAAGAACTCTTCCACAACAAATTTTTTTTCAGTGAACAAGTCATGATACTGCTCCAAAGTTTTCACAAAACATTGCCAGGCCTGTTCATGTTGGCGTCCCAACTCTAAAGAGGAATGAGCCGCTTGGTCTTTCGCCCAAGTCATCAAAGTCTGAGGCACCCTATTTTTCTTCAAGAATTGATACAAATACCGCACCGCTTGATCTACTGTTTGATCGGTCGCCCAGTTCTCAAATAAAGGCATCAAAGCCGCAGACAAAAAAGCTTTAACTCGGTTAGCGGTCTCTTGCGTTTCTTGGTCAAAGGTATTAGCGACTACACGTCCACTATCATCCACATGCAGATAATTCCAAATGATTCCTGGTTTCCACCATTTTCTACCTTCAAAGCCATTTTTCAAAACTACATTTTCTGTGCGATCAACCATTTCCCTAAAAGTTTTCAATTCTTCCAAAGAAAAATTTCCCTCTTCTAAAGGCAAAAGAAGCTCCGTCCGTAAAAGGTCGAACACATCTTCATACTTCCAATTGCCTTTATAAATTTGAAACAACGCTTGGAAAAATCTTGCCAAGGGATGGTTGGCCATCGTTTCGCTGTCATCCACAAAATAAGGAATTTCATTGGCTCTTAAGTAAGGCAAGACGTGTTGGCGAACACCCGCCATATCTCGTGTTAAAATTTGGATTTCTCGATAACGAAGCTTGCCTTGACTCACCTCATGATAAATTTGGTTGGCAACTTGTTCACCTTCTCCATACACACTCGAACAGGCCCATAAGGAAACGACCGCTTGTACAGCTGACTTCTCCTTATCTGCCAACTCAGAAGAAGAGGTCGTTAGAGTCGACCAGTCCTGACACAGGGTCTGATCTAGAACTCTAAAGCCTTCTTGGACGTCCTCACTCCAACCTGCTGAACGGTCCACAGCTACTTTAACGTGGGAGGCCTTGGCTTTGGCAATCAAAGTCCGATAAGTTTCTTGCGTCACAACAAACAAATCTTGCCCACTTCGTCCGTCTTGCCCCTTCTTTTGACCTTCCAAAGTTAAAAGAACCTCAACCTGGTCCGTAATCTGCATCAACAGATCGAGCGCGGCCCATTCATTAGCATGGAAACGATAAAAGCCTTCTATGACAATCCGAACGTTGGTCAAATCTTTCTGCATTAATTCTTCTTTTAACAAGCGGTAAAGGGTATCTTCTTTTAAGTAACGTCCAGTCATCCATTCTTCATAAGCTTGATAGATGCGCTGAATTTCTTTCAATTTAGAGAGTTGAGATTGAACAAGCGGTTGATGAGAGAGTTTGGAATGTTCCAATTTCTCAATCATCTTTCCAAGACTTTGACTGGTTACATTGCCCACTTCAAATTCTTTAAACAAATGCGCCAATTCTTTTTGAAAACCGAGCAGCCGACTTTCCTTTCGAAAAATCACTAACTCCTCTTCCAATTGAGTCAGAACTTTTTTTAAAATCATGGTCAGGCCCACTTCATCTACTCCGTCCGCTAACTGAAAGCGCCTCTGCCCTAATAAATACCAAGCCAACCGCTTAAAAGAGAAAACCTGCAGTCGCATCATGCCATTATCCTGCCTCTTTTTGGTTCCTTCTGACTTCAGGAGAGTCATAGCCTCTAAGATCTGACTCTCCATTTCAAATTTCATATGTTCAGGCACAATATAGTAGACTTCATGGCACTCATCACTTCTTAGATAATCGGCAATCTCCCGATAAGTTTTTTCTTTATTAGCTCTTGTATCTCGCAAGGTCGTTATCTGTAACACAATCTCCCCTCCTTCCTTTCTTTAGGCAAAGTGAAAAGGATCCGTATCAACTTGACTTTCTACAATCTCTATATTCTTTTGATGAGAATCAAACCACTCTCTCAAATAAGCTGTCATTTTTGGAATACAGATGTTTTCCATGGCATGCCCCGGGTCTATCACCGATAGACCGTGAGCGAGTATATCGTGGCCGGTATGATAATCGACATCCCCTGTTAGATAAACTTCCGCTCCATCAGCTAAGGCTTTTGGATAATAAGAGGAGCCTCCTCCCCCTAAAACAGCCACCCGTTGAATTTTCTTCTGGGGATCTGGACTAATATAGCGGACCCCATCTTTGCCTGATAAAGCTTTAATCTTCTCTACATAATCCTTCACTCGAAGCGGTTCCTTTAATCGACCGATCCGCCCCATGGCAATGGGACGTTTACCATTAGCTAAAGGAATAACGTCCACCACTGGCTCCTCATAAGGATGGTTGGCCTTGATCCACTCCACAACTTGAGCGTATTCTCTTTCATAAGCGATAAAGGAGAGAGCTACTTCTTCCACTCGACTCACTGTATTGCGCTGTCCAATAGCGGGATGGGCCTCGTCATTCGGAATAAAACTTCCTTCTCCTTGTACAGCAAATTGACAGTGACTGTAATTGCCAATCTGACCAATCGGATAAGGGGCCAAGGCCTCCTCTAATTGGGTCACGTTCTCCCAAGGAACGTAGGTAATGAGACGATAAGCCTGCTCATAAGCATGTGGTCCAAAAGAATGCACATCTTCCAAACCATAAGCCTCCGCTAACCAATCATTCATTCCTCCTTCTGCCGCGTCCAAGTTCGTATGTGCACTATACACCGCAAGGCCGTGTCGAATAATTTGGGCATACATGGCTTGTTGGGGATCTTCTTCCGTCAAAACCTTTGGCGAATGAAAAATCACAGGGTGATGAGAAAAAATCATGTCTGCTCCAACTTCTTTGGCTTCTTCCACTACTTCAGGACGAACATCCAAAGTAACTAAGACCTTATGAACAGGTTGATCTCTCTTACCAAAATGTAAACCTATCGGATCTCCCTCTATGGCATAGCTTTCTGGGGCTAATGCCGTTACAGCTTCTATGACTTCTTGAACAGAGCTATTCTTTTTCATCCGCGTCCTCCTCTAATTCTTGTTGAATAAGAGAGAACTTCTTCTTAAATGTCTCCCTTAATTCCTGCTGATCACTGTGTTCCATTTGCTCAATAATCCCTTTTAAGTTGGCTTGTTTTCTTTGCCACTTGCTGTTAAAAACCTCAGGATCGTCTTTCTTCGTATAAATTCCCATTAAGAGTTGCACATCCGTCAGCTCTTGAGGGGTGTCGGTAGGGAGTGCCACTATAATCTCATACATTTTCCCAGCATCTTCGAGGATTTTCTCATCCGTAATCCGATAGCCATGACCAATCAGCCATTTTCTGACCAAGATTTCATCAATATTAGGTTGTAATATCAGACACGGCCGATTCTGCAAACGTTGTGTACAGTAAGCCTCTTGTAAGATCTTAGCGATTAATTCTCCTCCCATTCCAGCAATCGTCACCGCTTCCACCTGATCTTCAAGGCGCAAAGTCGCTAAGCCATCCCCCAATCGACAATCAATGCTTTCACTTAAACCTGCCCTTTCCACTTCAGAACACATATGCTCAAAAGGACCTTGACTGACTTCACTCGCTATGGCTTGATGAATCCTCCCCTTTTGGCACAAAAAAATAGGTAAATAAGCGTGATCAGACCCTATATCTGCCAGTTTCACACCTTCTGGTACACATTCTGCTATCTTCTTCAAACGTTTTGATAAATTCTTTTGCACAGTAAACTCTCTTTCTTTTTTATTCCACTTCATTTGCTCGTAAATAGCGACACAATTCTTTTTCTAACCCGCTGAACTCAAATGAATCCCTTCTAAAGTTAATTCCGGTCGAACATAGCCCCTCTCATTATAAAAAGACTGCCAATCAAAGATAGGCACTTGATACTGCTTGCCTAAGCTTCTCAAGGATCGATTCAAGCCTTCAATCAAGTGATTATCTACAGAGGGTTCTTCTTCTAAATTTTTCATGACCAAGGCTAATAAGATCTGAGAAGGCGCATAATAACTTGTCAAGGAGGATAAAGTTTTATCCATCCAATAGGTCGGATTGGCTTGCCCTAATCCTTGGGCGAGTTCATTCATTCCAAACATCAGAATAATCTTATCATAGCTTTTCTTTAAACGTCCCTCAGCCGTGGCCCCACATTGCGCCACATTATCAATTTCATAAGGGCCTAAGTGAGTCAAGGGATAATTCGCCAACACCGAATGACCATAGAATAACACCTTCATGCGTCCTCTTCTCCTCCTCTTCAGTATCAAAAAGACATTTTCAAATTATCACCATTTCTGCCTCTCTCAAATTATACAAAAAGATAAAGCCTTGAGAAACCCAGATCTCTTTTTTTCTGAAGCGAAAGATAAGAATTTGCGCTATAATAAATATTAAGATTCCCTCTTAAGAAAGGAAGATAGCTATGGGTTTTCGTTTTAAAAGTGATCAACAAGAAACCATTGAAGATCTCTTTGACCGTATCATTCAACCTGTCCAACCTCGTAAAGAAGCACAAACTGAACCTCAAATTGGAGAACACCCCCTCTATCTGATAAGTGACGACTTTATTCAATCCCACAGTGCCTTCGCAGATTTTCAAGCTTTTAAATTAGCTGCTCCTATTCCTCTCACACTCACGCCTCCGAATGAAGGGGATCTTTTTCTTTTGAACCTCTTCATCAAAGAACACACAGATTTTTCTTCTTGGCAAGAGCTGTTAGACGCTTATCACCATTCTTTACCTACTCATTAAAAAAAGGACTGTCCCTATCTATCCAAGGGACAGTCCTTTTTCATGACTACTTATTTGGGAAAATATTTTTCTTCGATTTGACTAAACCAAGCTGAAAAGCAATAGCCAGCATAGAACATCACACGGGCAATAATCAAGGAAAGAAATGCCTGACACTACGAGACCTTCAGATGTAAAAGCAGGAGCTACCACCGTTGGGAAAATAGCCAAGGAAGACCCAAGGACTGTTCCAAAAATAAAATGATACATTCCTGCATAATAGCAGCGGAAGAGATAATTCGCCAGCTTCGCTAAAACTAACACACATAAAATGGCCCCAATCACTAATGGAATGACGGTTGCCATATTCAAGTGACTAATATCTGAAGACATCTTCTCATAAAGTCCAAAATAGATTAAGAAATTATTTGGGCACATTTCTGGCACAATAACGCCTAAACCAATCAAAGCCCCTGATCCTAACCATACCATAAAATTAGGCTGCACTTGGGTCAGATTTTTCCCTCCAAAAATCATCAAACCGGCTAACAATACTGCCGTAATACCTAAAATACAAAAATCTTTAGAAGACCTCCATGTTCCCCTGCTTGTTTGTATAAAGAAAGAAAAGTTCCAGCCACAAATCCAATAAATAAACAGGTGAAGAAAGCTTCATAAGCACCAAAAGCCTTAGCCACAAAGAAAGAAAAAAGAAGAATTCCTAAGACAAAACCAATTCCCATTGGAATAAAATACCGCACATTTTGCCAAAAACGATCGGTTAAATTTCCCAAAAAGCGAAGCATTTTGTCATAAATTCCAAAAATAACTGCTAACACGCCACCTGATAATCCTGGCAAAATGCCTCCAATCCCCACAAACATTCCTTTAACTAAGCGGAGAAACCAATCTTTAGAAAATTCGGGTCCCATTTCTAAATCATCACATTGTTCTTCGTTCATCTCAAACCACCATGTTCAAACGATTTTCCTATTATACATTATTCCTAACTTTCATCCTACTTGAATTGAAAAGCTTAAAAGATATTTAGAAGTTTTTTGGACATCCGCTTAACGAAATCCTCCGCCACTTCCGCCTCCGAAAGCACCGCTTCCGCCACCAAAACTGGAAAAGCCGCCGCCTCCACCAGACATAGCGGAAATAAAGGTAGGTTGAGTGGCGATATAGTAATCTTGCCACATGATGTAACTCATTACATAGTAATCTTCAAAAGAAATTTCGGACGTTTGATACACAGAAAGCTCTCTGAATTTTGGATACACCTTCGCAAATTCTGCCTCGACTTCTTTGGCAATTCCTAAGAAAGCCGCTCCAATTAATAACTGATCCCAAATCGCTACTTCTGCCGCTCCTCGTTCATTTAAGAGAGAAAAATCTGTCAAATAATTGGCAAATTTCACCCAAAGATCCCTGGCCTGCATACCTTCTTCGGTCAATGGATCTGGAACATTTCGATTGGCTAAATCTAAATCACTTGGACATTCATTCACATACAGATGTTTATTCATCCAACCTGCTTCTTTGCATTGCTTCAGAGAATAGCTCTTTATCTTAGACATCACGCTTCGCCCCTCATCGTCCTCTTCACAGTAAGCCTTAAAAGCCTTATCCGTCAATCGGCCTTCCTGATCTGAAGCTTGGGAGAAAACCTGCCACAAAGGATAGCGAACATCTTCTGGATCCATCTCAAAATTCAAATTTACTTGAAAAATGAATTGCTTTTTAAGGGTTCCTTCCTTGGCTACTAAAGTTAACGCCCCTTGATGGACCAAACTAAGAATCATCGCCGTAAAACAATTAGCCTCTAATTTCTTTACAGACATAGCTTCTAAGAGACAATAGGCAGAAAATATATCCTTTGTCGGAAGTTGACGCTCATATTGCCCTTTATATTTTTTCTGAAGTTGAGAGAATTTCGGATACCATTTTTGGATAGCCTGCTTCACTTTTATCGACTGCCAAATCTTCCTGACGGCAACTACAAGAAGACAGATTCCACCTACTAATATTCCATATTTAAGTCTTTTCGGTAATTTCTTTCGAGGAAGTTTCCGAATATCCGAAGCGGCTTTAGTAGCATCGTAGTCTTCATAGTTATACTGACTTCCCCGAAAAGCTTCTTTGACATAATCATCAAAAGTTTTATCAGACATCCAGGTCGTTTTAAAGGTTCCTTCTGGCAAGCCGAGAAGAATAATACCTGAATTCTCTTTAGTCAAAGCTTTAGAACTCTTAGCGACTACCTGCCCTTCTACAAAATGAACCTCTCCTTGAAAGCCAAATGCCCATACCCGATTATTTTTTGCATCTAAGGGTCCCTTCGTCGAACGTATTCGAATTTGAATGCTTCTAGGCGGAGCAGACATTTGATCCGGAATAAATCGCCAATAAATCATCTGCTTGGTCTTGGTCTGCATCACAAAGTTGCTCACCCGATAAATCAAGCGATAGCGATGTCGCCCATATTGAGAAATCCCCCAGTTGAGTTCCTTATTTTCATTCCGTCCATAGCGATAGGCCTTCTCTTGAAAGTTTCCTTTAACTTTCCAATTTTTGGTTTCTTGAAAGGCCTGCCCGTCCATTTCCACTTGATAAGAAAGTAAAGACTGCTCTTTTTCTAATCGCAGTGGTTTATATAACTCCGTTCCCTTTTGAGCAGTCACCTCCCAATCTTCTGTAATGGTAGCTGTCCCATCTTCTTCTAGAACAGCTGACACATCAATCGAATGAATTTTCTGTTGACGATCAGCCTTTCCCTCTTCAAAAGGATTACAGAATAAAACAAGGATCCCCACCAAACAAAGAAAGATTCTTCTGAACCCTAGGTATTGTTTCAAGCGGGCCTTCTTTACCATTGGGGCATGTCCTTTTTAGATGAAGTTGCCTCAAAGTATTCCTCAGGATGGAAGCCTGTCATCCCTGCAATCAACGAATTCGGGAACACTTTAATAGAACGATTATACTTCGTCACCGTATCATTAAAAATCATCCGCGCTTGTCGAACATTATTCTCATAAGTATTCACACTCTCCATTGTTTTTTGGTAAAGATTATCTGCTTTGAGTTCAGGATAACGTTCCACTAAGAGCTGAACATTAGAAAGTGCTTTTTCAAAAAGCGCATCGTCTTGACTGACTTCTTTTACTTTAGCCTGACGAGTGAGTCCTTGCCGACTTTGAACCACTTCAACCAAAGTCTCTCTTTCGTGAGCTTGATAATTTTTAGTAGCTTGTATTAAGGAAGTGAGCGCATCCCACCGTGATTCTACTTGAGCTGCAATTTGTCCCATGGCATTTTGAACCATCTCTTTACTTTGAACAAATCGATTATAAGTACGAATACCAAAAGCTATCCCTGCAACAATAATGATTAAAATAATTCCTAAAATTTTCATTTTTTCGTCCTTTCTGATAAATCCTTCTGTTCATTCAAAGTTTCCACACTTAAAACTATTATTTGATGAGGACTAGCTTTAAAACGAACATTATATTCTCCATAAGTTAATCCATAAATTCTTTCCTGTTTTCTCTGATAGGCTGGTCGAGGGTCTTTAGCTAGAATTTCTTTCAAGGCTTCTAAATATTCTCCGTCTAATCCATCCCTCATCTCTTCAGGAATCGTCACCTGAACTTCTTCAAAAACATGGGTATCCACAAATCCAGATTTTGCCTCTAAAAATATATCGGCTTCTCCATCATAAGGCTTAATGTCATAAAGAGACGTTCCATCCACCATATCAATACCTGATACCCAGAGAACAGGAGATTGATCACCTTCCCATTCAATCTGATCTAATCTGACCGCAGATAAACCCAAACGGTTCGGACGAAAGGGAGACCGTGACGCAAAAACCCCTATTTTTTCATTACCTCCCAATCTAGGAGGACGGACAACCGGCTTAAAAACTGTTTCTTTCTTAATCTGAGAAAACTCCCAGATTAGCCATATATAATCAAACTTTTCCAACCCTCTGACTGCCTCTTTTCGGCGATAAGTCGGCTCAAAAATAATTTTCCCCTTAGAAAGTCTAGCCGCTTGTCCTTGGCGAGGAATCCCAAACTTTTCTTTAAAGGGAGTATAAATATGAGCGATCGGGTGAATTTCCATACTTTCCTCCTTCTTCACAGACTGCCTACCTCTCATTGAGGAAAGCAACTATGAAATGTTTTCATTTATTATAGCATAGCAAAGCTTTATTGACTAAAAAGCCACCTTCACCTCAAAGGGCGAAAGTGACTTTTTTCATTCTTTATTTTAATTTTATTGCTATTTGATAGCTTCCCATTGCCAATTTTCAACTTCCGGCATATCTGTTCCGTACTCATGAATGTAAGCGTGGTGTTCTTCTAACTTATCAGCCATTTCTTGGATAAAGTCTTGTGCTTCCTCTCCATAAACGACTTCTGCAACGTGTTGAGCCAAGTGGAAGCGATCTAATTCACTAAATACCCGCATATCAAATGGGGTCGTAATCGCCCCTTCTTCTCTATAACCATGTGGATAAAGTTGATGATTATGACGATCAAAGAAGATATCCTTCAAGAGACCTTCATAACCATGGAAGGCAAAGAATACAGGTTTATCGGTGGTAAAGATTTGATCAAATTCATCTTGGCTTAAACCACGAGGGTCTACTTCAGGGACTCTTAAGCGATAGAGATCCACAACATTAACAAAACGAATCTTCAAATCTTTAAAGGCTTTGGCTAAGTAAGAAATCGCGGCAATGGCTTCAAAGTTAGGTTCTGTTCCGGCAGCTGCAATAACAAGATCTGGTTCTTCTCCTGCTTCAACAGTAGAAGCCCAATCAACCACCTTATAGCCCTTGTTAACTAATTCTTCGGCTTCTTCTACAGAATAGAATTGTGGGCGAGGATGTTTAGAAGTTACGATATAGTTTACCAAATTTTCTGATTTCAAACATTTATCCATCACTGCTAAGAGAGAGTTAGTATCTGCAGGAAGATAAGCACGTACAAATTTCCCTGTTTTTTCAGATAAGTGAGTTAACAAACCTGGATCTTGGTGAGTATATCCATTGTGGTCTTGTTGGAAAACAGTGGAGCAAGAAATCAAGTTTAAGGATTGATATTTCTTATGCCAGCCATAGTGTGAAGCTTCCTTCAACCATTTGAAATGTTGGGTAATCATGGAATCTACAGTCCGTAAGAAAGCTTCATAAGAGGCAAAATAGCCATGACGTCCTGTTAAAACATAAGCTTCTAAGAAGCCTTCCATTTGGTGTTCAGATAATTGAGAATCAATCACTCGACCAGCAGGAGACATCCATTCATCATATTCTTCAGAGATAGGTTCCAACCATTGGCGTTTGGTGGCTTCAAAGATTTTGTTTAAGCGATTAGATTTGGATTCATCTGGACCAAATACTCGGAAATTATCTGGATTCTTTTTAATAACGTCACGAGTGTAGCCACCCATTTCAATCATATCTTGGGCTTTTTTCACACCAGGTGTTTCAAATTTAACCGCATAATCTTTCCAATTTGGTAAATCTAAAGGTTTAGGATCAAGACCCCCATTGGTTATTGGATTAGAAGACATTCTTTGATCGCCTTTTGGTGATAACTCAGCAATTTCAGCTTTTAAGCGTCCTTCTTCATCAAAGAGTTCTTCTGGATGGTAAGATTTCATCCAGTTGACTAAGACGTCCACATGTTCCATGTGTCCAGCATTTACTGGAATAGGCACTTGATGAGCACGGAAGCTTCCTTCAATGGCTTCTTC includes the following:
- a CDS encoding tRNA (adenine(22)-N(1))-methyltransferase: MQKNLSKRLKKIAECVPEGVKLADIGSDHAYLPIFLCQKGRIHQAIASEVSQGPFEHMCSEVERAGLSESIDCRLGDGLATLRLEDQVEAVTIAGMGGELIAKILQEAYCTQRLQNRPCLILQPNIDEILVRKWLIGHGYRITDEKILEDAGKMYEIIVALPTDTPQELTDVQLLMGIYTKKDDPEVFNSKWQRKQANLKGIIEQMEHSDQQELRETFKKKFSLIQQELEEDADEKE
- a CDS encoding undecaprenyl phosphate translocase family protein, translating into MNEEQCDDLEMGPEFSKDWFLRLVKGMFVGIGGILPGLSGGVLAVIFGIYDKMLRFLGNLTDRFWQNVRYFIPMGIGFVLGILLFSFFVAKAFGAYEAFFTCLFIGFVAGTFLSLYKQAGEHGGLLKIFVF
- a CDS encoding PD-(D/E)XK nuclease family protein translates to MLQITTLRDTRANKEKTYREIADYLRSDECHEVYYIVPEHMKFEMESQILEAMTLLKSEGTKKRQDNGMMRLQVFSFKRLAWYLLGQRRFQLADGVDEVGLTMILKKVLTQLEEELVIFRKESRLLGFQKELAHLFKEFEVGNVTSQSLGKMIEKLEHSKLSHQPLVQSQLSKLKEIQRIYQAYEEWMTGRYLKEDTLYRLLKEELMQKDLTNVRIVIEGFYRFHANEWAALDLLMQITDQVEVLLTLEGQKKGQDGRSGQDLFVVTQETYRTLIAKAKASHVKVAVDRSAGWSEDVQEGFRVLDQTLCQDWSTLTTSSSELADKEKSAVQAVVSLWACSSVYGEGEQVANQIYHEVSQGKLRYREIQILTRDMAGVRQHVLPYLRANEIPYFVDDSETMANHPLARFFQALFQIYKGNWKYEDVFDLLRTELLLPLEEGNFSLEELKTFREMVDRTENVVLKNGFEGRKWWKPGIIWNYLHVDDSGRVVANTFDQETQETANRVKAFLSAALMPLFENWATDQTVDQAVRYLYQFLKKNRVPQTLMTWAKDQAAHSSLELGRQHEQAWQCFVKTLEQYHDLFTEKKFVVEEFFSLLQVAFEKANFHIVPPTLDSVTIRGIDSQRSASKRVTFAIGLTDNTLPKTYQKPSLLNEDERELLTQVMAEDEGLAMSNQALNHNEKFIAYKLFLSATDHLYLTYSYTPTQTKEAQISPYLAYLRQRFELDLEDHGDLLGKRAAYILGNWRSQRQAFVKLQGRIDGKEKAKLANLKESFLSVSREEALTAKILKTLGVKKEVKNFPPSLAQALYGPKLSVSVSSLELYNKDPFSYFLKYGLRLRERQLFTIDERLTGDYYHRVLQNYFEAIKKGGDFQTVFDKVTESVAKEDLYAVLRVKPSHNYQRKQLNETLSRMIQVLLQRDQLLGLENAANEKTFTKTYPWMANYPIPVYLRGVIDRLETMLYEEKGQEKHLIQVTDYKSGKREVDFGGIYQGIDLQLFTYLLVQLQSLPKNKGIPLGAFYQEIKSPLKEITSQADYDHLYARKVGENTDMLAEYRYKGYLLGSQELLNQVLKDPHKGPDIYPYQLTTGGEFTKRSSILTLKEFDTLLAYVEACLQRTVDHILAGDIPLNPMEKEPYLPSTTLYKSVAQFDLTEPGKHYVDKVKMDKTTFFDQLRKQTSEEEEGDTSVERKPNELTTNE
- a CDS encoding undecaprenyl phosphate translocase family protein: MQPNFMVWLGSGALIGLGVIVPEMCPNNFLIYFGLYEKMSSDISHLNMATVIPLVIGAILCVLVLAKLANYLFRCYYAGMYHFIFGTVLGSSLAIFPTVVAPAFTSEGLVVSGISFLDYCPCDVLCWLLLFSLV
- a CDS encoding Nif3-like dinuclear metal center hexameric protein, coding for MKKNSSVQEVIEAVTALAPESYAIEGDPIGLHFGKRDQPVHKVLVTLDVRPEVVEEAKEVGADMIFSHHPVIFHSPKVLTEEDPQQAMYAQIIRHGLAVYSAHTNLDAAEGGMNDWLAEAYGLEDVHSFGPHAYEQAYRLITYVPWENVTQLEEALAPYPIGQIGNYSHCQFAVQGEGSFIPNDEAHPAIGQRNTVSRVEEVALSFIAYEREYAQVVEWIKANHPYEEPVVDVIPLANGKRPIAMGRIGRLKEPLRVKDYVEKIKALSGKDGVRYISPDPQKKIQRVAVLGGGGSSYYPKALADGAEVYLTGDVDYHTGHDILAHGLSVIDPGHAMENICIPKMTAYLREWFDSHQKNIEIVESQVDTDPFHFA
- a CDS encoding SGNH/GDSL hydrolase family protein, which produces MKVLFYGHSVLANYPLTHLGPYEIDNVAQCGATAEGRLKKSYDKIILMFGMNELAQGLGQANPTYWMDKTLSSLTSYYAPSQILLALVMKNLEEEPSVDNHLIEGLNRSLRSLGKQYQVPIFDWQSFYNERGYVRPELTLEGIHLSSAG